From a single Kryptolebias marmoratus isolate JLee-2015 linkage group LG6, ASM164957v2, whole genome shotgun sequence genomic region:
- the dnajc3a gene encoding dnaJ homolog subfamily C member 3a — MVSLDYVTHKIVTYIPYVLVLIDMRYEGVKCGKDGSVDNHMEMGKKLLAAGQLADALSHFHAAVDGDPNNYLAYYRRATVFLAMGKSRSALPDLSRVIELKPDFTSARLQRGNLLLKQGKLDEAESDFKKVLKSSPSEKEESEAQSQLAKSDELQRLVAQAHRSFGSKDYTTAAAQLDRVIETCVWDVTSRKMRAECFIQMGEMGKAISDLKAASKLKNDNTQVFYKLSTIYYHLGDHEMSLSEVRECLKLDPDHKQCFGHYKQVKKLNKQIQAAEQLIQEKRYEEAVRKYEAVMKTEPNVPQFSLLATERICHALTQDQQAGRAVSACSQVLQSDPENVNALKDRAEAYVQDEQYEEAIRDYETAAKHSENNHQIKEGLEKAQRLLKQSQKRDYYKILGVKRTAQKKEIIKAYRKLAQQWHPDNFQDPEEKKKAEKKFIDIAQAKEVLTDPEMRTKFDHGEDPMDPESQQGHHHQHFHGGFQGFQGFNPFGSGPFNFKFNFN; from the exons ATGGTTTCCTTGGACTATGTAACTCACAAGATAGTGACTTACATCCCAtatgttcttgttttgattGACATGCGCTATGAAG GAGTGAAATGTGGTAAAGATGGAAGTGTGGACAACCACATGGAGATGGGAAAGAAGCTGCTTGCTGCTGGCCAGCTGGCTGACGCCCTCTCTCATTTCCACGCTGCTGTGG ATGGAGATCCTAACAACTACTTGGCGTACTACAGGCGGGCGACGGTGTTCCTCGCCATGGGAAAGTCCAGATCTGCGCTGCCGGATTTGAGCAGAGTTATTGAGCTCAAACCAGACTTCACATCT GCACGTCTCCAGAGAGGAAACCTGCTTCTGAAACAGGGAAAGCTGGACGAAGCAGAGAGCGACTTCAAGAAGGTG CTCAAGTCCAGCCCCAGCGAGAAAGAGGAGAGCGAAGCCCAGAGTCAGCTGGCAAAGTCCGATGAACTTCAGCGGCTGGTGGCGCAGGCACATCGCAGCTTCGGCAGCAAGGACTACACGACGGCGGCTGCCCAGCTCGACAGAGTCATTGAG ACGTGCGTTTGGGACGTGACCTCGCGCAAGATGAGGGCAGAGTGCTTCATTCAGATGGGTGAGATGGGGAAGGCCATCAGCGACCTCAAAGCTGCGTCCAAATTAAAGAACGACAACACGCAGGTCTTCTACAAGCTCAGCACCATCTATTATCATCTGGGCGACCATGAAATGTCGCTCAG TGAGGTGCGTGAGTGCCTGAAGCTGGATCCTGACCACAAGCAGTGCTTCGGTCATTACAAGCAGGTCAAGAAGCTCAACAAACAGATCCAGGCTGCAgagcagctcatccaggagaaGAG GTATGAAGAGGCAGTGAGGAAGTACGAGGCGGTGATGAAGACCGAGCCCAACGTGCCCCAGTTCTCCCTGCTCGCCACGGAGCGAATCTGCCACGCGCTCACACAG GACCAGCAGGCGGGCCGAGCCGTCTCGGCGTGCAGCCAAGTCCTCCAGTCGGACCCGGAGAACGTGAACGCGCTGAAGGACCGAGCCGAGGCGTACGTCCAGGACGAGCAGTATGAAGAAG CCATTAGAGACTACGAGACCGCCGCAAAACACAGCGAGAATAACCACCAGATCAAAGAAGGTCTGGAGAAAGCTCAGCGACTCCTCAAACAGTCACAGAAGAGGGATTATTATAAGATCCTGGGAGTGAAGAG AACCGCTCAGAAGAAGGAGATTATCAAAGCCTACAGGAAACTGGCCCAGCAGTGGCACCCGGACAACTTCCAGGATcctgaggagaagaagaaagcgGAGAAGAAGTTTATAGACATCGCTCAGGCTAAAGAGGTTCTTACTGATCCAG AGATGAGAACCAAATTCGATCACGGAGAAGATCCGATGGATCCGGAGAGCCAGCAGGGTCACCATCATCAGCACTTCCACGGCGGCTTCCAAGGCTTCCAGGGTTTCAACCCGTTTGGCTCCGGGCCCTTTAACTTCAAATTCAATTTCAACTGA
- the LOC108239730 gene encoding claudin-10-like isoform X1 produces MGYRTVVMYIEIGCFVVCVSGWILVCSTMPTEIWTWSEVGTLVLTTSNYFSNLWKHCISDSTGVSDCKGIPSLLALNWDVHMCRALIITCIILCFFGSILVLVGMKCTKIGGSEITNAKVTFAGGMNYLIGGMCSMVSFSYYGNNIRFEFQDPTYREQKFEIGVGVFIGWGGSTLLVAGGLIYSILAGREACSSSPESFPAYQVPGYTFVPSRKSYVSSAQTEITESGISSTSSKSRASSISAISSTTKTTGTQAYV; encoded by the exons ATGGGTTACAGGACTGTGGTGATGTACATTGAGATCGGCTGCTTCGTGGTCTGCGTATCCGGATGGATCCTTGTCTGTTCCACGATGCCAACCGAGATCTGGACTTGGTCTGAAGTTGGCACCTTAGTCCTGACGACGTCGAACTACTTCTCCAACCTGTGGAAGCACTGCATTTCGGATTCAACGGGAGTATCTGACTGCAAAGGGATCCCGTCATTGCTTGCACTGAACT GGGACGTCCATATGTGCCGAGCTCTCATCATTACCTGCATAATCCTGTGTTTTTTTGGGTCAATTCTGGTCTTAGTGGGAATGAAATGCACCAAGATCGGAGGCTCTGAGATTACTAATGCAAAGGTGACCTTTGCTGGAGGAATGAACTACCTTATAGGAG GGATGTGCTCCATGGTCTCTTTTTCTTATTATGGAAACAACATTAGATTTGAGTTTCAAGACCCTACCTACAGAGAACAGAA GTTTGAAATAGGTGTTGGTGTCTTCATCGGCTGGGGTGGTTCCACTTTACTGGTTGCCGGAGGCCTTATTTACAGCATCTTGGCAGGGAGGGAAGCATGCAGTTCAAG CCCAGAGAGTTTCCCGGCCTACCAGGTTCCCGGCTACACCTTTGTGCCGTCGCGAAAAAGCTACGTGTCATCGGCTCAAACAGAAATCACCGAGAGCGGGATATCGAGTACCTCCAGCAAAAGCAGAGCCAGCAGCATCTCGGCGATCTCCAGCACCACCAAGACGACAGGCACCCAAGCTTACGTATGA
- the LOC108239730 gene encoding claudin-10-like isoform X2, producing MGYRTVVMYIEIGCFVVCVSGWILVCSTMPTEIWTWSEVGTLVLTTSNYFSNLWKHCISDSTGVSDCKGIPSLLALNLGMKCTKIGGSEITNAKVTFAGGMNYLIGGMCSMVSFSYYGNNIRFEFQDPTYREQKFEIGVGVFIGWGGSTLLVAGGLIYSILAGREACSSSPESFPAYQVPGYTFVPSRKSYVSSAQTEITESGISSTSSKSRASSISAISSTTKTTGTQAYV from the exons ATGGGTTACAGGACTGTGGTGATGTACATTGAGATCGGCTGCTTCGTGGTCTGCGTATCCGGATGGATCCTTGTCTGTTCCACGATGCCAACCGAGATCTGGACTTGGTCTGAAGTTGGCACCTTAGTCCTGACGACGTCGAACTACTTCTCCAACCTGTGGAAGCACTGCATTTCGGATTCAACGGGAGTATCTGACTGCAAAGGGATCCCGTCATTGCTTGCACTGAACT TGGGAATGAAATGCACCAAGATCGGAGGCTCTGAGATTACTAATGCAAAGGTGACCTTTGCTGGAGGAATGAACTACCTTATAGGAG GGATGTGCTCCATGGTCTCTTTTTCTTATTATGGAAACAACATTAGATTTGAGTTTCAAGACCCTACCTACAGAGAACAGAA GTTTGAAATAGGTGTTGGTGTCTTCATCGGCTGGGGTGGTTCCACTTTACTGGTTGCCGGAGGCCTTATTTACAGCATCTTGGCAGGGAGGGAAGCATGCAGTTCAAG CCCAGAGAGTTTCCCGGCCTACCAGGTTCCCGGCTACACCTTTGTGCCGTCGCGAAAAAGCTACGTGTCATCGGCTCAAACAGAAATCACCGAGAGCGGGATATCGAGTACCTCCAGCAAAAGCAGAGCCAGCAGCATCTCGGCGATCTCCAGCACCACCAAGACGACAGGCACCCAAGCTTACGTATGA